The following coding sequences lie in one Arabidopsis thaliana chromosome 3, partial sequence genomic window:
- a CDS encoding Amino acid dehydrogenase family protein (Amino acid dehydrogenase family protein; FUNCTIONS IN: binding, catalytic activity; INVOLVED IN: folic acid and derivative biosynthetic process, metabolic process; LOCATED IN: chloroplast; EXPRESSED IN: 25 plant structures; EXPRESSED DURING: 14 growth stages; CONTAINS InterPro DOMAIN/s: Tetrahydrofolate dehydrogenase/cyclohydrolase, NAD(P)-binding domain (InterPro:IPR020631), Tetrahydrofolate dehydrogenase/cyclohydrolase (InterPro:IPR000672), NAD(P)-binding domain (InterPro:IPR016040), Tetrahydrofolate dehydrogenase/cyclohydrolase, conserved site (InterPro:IPR020867), Tetrahydrofolate dehydrogenase/cyclohydrolase, catalytic domain (InterPro:IPR020630); BEST Arabidopsis thaliana protein match is: Amino acid dehydrogenase family protein (TAIR:AT4G00620.1); Has 9969 Blast hits to 9964 proteins in 2781 species: Archae - 105; Bacteria - 5648; Metazoa - 394; Fungi - 308; Plants - 157; Viruses - 0; Other Eukaryotes - 3357 (source: NCBI BLink).): MASSSDHTAKIIDGKAIAHTIRSEIAEEVRGLSEKHGKVPGLAVVIVGSRKDSQTYVNTKRKACAEVGIKSFDVGLPEEVSEADLISKVHELNSNPDVHGILVQLPLPKHINEEHILGAISIDKDVDGFHPLNIGKLAMKGREPLFLPCTPKGCLELLARSGVKIKGQRAVVVGRSNIVGLPVSLLLLKADATVTTVHSHTKDPEAIIREADIVIAACGQAHMIKGNWIKPGAAVIDVGTNAVSDPSKKSGYRLVGDVDFAEASKVAGFITPVPGGVGPMTVAMLLRNTVDGAKRVFGE, translated from the exons ATGGCGTCATCATCTGATCACACGGCGAAGATAATCGACGGCAAGGCGATTGCTCATACCATCAGATCAGAGATCGCCGAGGAAGTTCGCGGTCTATCTGAGAAACACGGCAAG GTCCCAGGACTAGCTGTAGTTATTGTTGGGAGCCGAAAGGATTCACAGACCTATGTGAATACGAAGAGGAAAGCGTGCGCTGAGGTTGGGATTAAGTCATTTGACGTGGGCCTACCAGAGGAAGTTTCTGAAGCTGATCTTATTAGCAAAGTTCATGAACTAAATTCAAATCCGGATGTCCATG GCATATTAGTTCAACTCCCATTGCCGAAACATATTAATGAGGAGCATATATTGGGTGCAATCAGCATTGATAAAGATGTCGATGGCTTCCATCCTTTGAATATTGGTAAGCTAGCCATGAAAGGCAGAGAACCCCTCTTCCTTCCTTGCACCCCAAAG GGATGTTTGGAACTCCTAGCTAGAAGCGGCGTAAAGATAAAGGGGCAACGAGCAGTTGTTGTAGGTCGGAGTAACATTGTTGGTTTGCCCGTTTCACTTCTTTTGCTCAAGGCTGATGCTACTGTCACAACTGTACATTCTCACACCAAGGATCCTGAGGCTATCATACGGGAAGCTGACATTGTTATTGCTGCATGCGGACAAGCCCACATG ATTAAGGGCAACTGGATAAAGCCAGGGGCTGCAGTAATTGATGTTGGAACTAATGCAGTCAGCGACCCGAGCAAGAAATCAGGATACCGGTTGGTTGGAGATGTTGATTTCGCAGAAGCTTCAAAAGTTGCAGGTTTCATAACTCCGGTCCCTGGTGGTGTAGGCCCAATGACAGTGGCAATGCTTCTCAGGAACACCGTAGACGGTGCCAAGCGTGTCTTTGGCGAGTAA
- the BUG22 gene encoding cilia/flagella-associated protein (unknown protein; FUNCTIONS IN: molecular_function unknown; INVOLVED IN: biological_process unknown; LOCATED IN: endomembrane system; EXPRESSED IN: 23 plant structures; EXPRESSED DURING: 15 growth stages; CONTAINS InterPro DOMAIN/s: Protein of unknown function DUF667 (InterPro:IPR007714); Has 373 Blast hits to 371 proteins in 116 species: Archae - 0; Bacteria - 0; Metazoa - 213; Fungi - 4; Plants - 71; Viruses - 0; Other Eukaryotes - 85 (source: NCBI BLink).) produces MFKNTFQSGFLSILYSLGSKPLQIWDKEVVDGHVKRCHDDDIQSNVLEVVGSNIQSTYITCPADLSATLGIKLPFLVLVVKDMKKYFSFEIQILDDKNVRRRFRASNFQAVTRVKPYICTMPLKMDEGWNQIQLNLADLTRRAYGTNYAETLRVQIHANCRLRRIYFADRLYSEEELPPEFKLYLPVQKA; encoded by the exons ATGTTCAAGAACACGTTTCAATCTGGGTTTCTGTCTATTTTGTACAGTCTAGg aagTAAGCCTCTTCAGATATGGGATAAAGAAG TTGTGGATGGACATGTGAAGCGTTGCCATGATGATGACATTCAATCCAATGTGCTTGAAGTAGTTGGATCAAATATTCAGTCTACATACATTACATGTCCTGCTGATCTTTCCGCTACTCTTGGTATCAAACTTCCTTTTTTGGTCTTGGTGGTGAAGGATATGAAGAAATATTTCTCATTCGAGATTCAGATTCTGGATGACAAGAATGTTCGCCGGCGTTTCCGAGCTTCTAACTTTCAA GCTGTCACTAGAGTAAAGCCGTATATTTGCACAATGCCACTGAAGATGGACGAGGGATGGAATCAAATCCAGCTTAACTTAGCGGATCTTACTAGGAGAGCTTATGGGACTAATTATGCTGAGACATTGCGAGTTCAGATTCATGCTAACTGCCGCCTTAGGCGCATATATTTTGCTGATCGTCTCTACTCTGAAGAGGAGCTTCCTCCGGAATTCAAGCTGTATCTCCCAGTGCAG AAAGCATGA
- a CDS encoding uncharacterized protein (unknown protein; BEST Arabidopsis thaliana protein match is: unknown protein (TAIR:AT5G06980.4); Has 102 Blast hits to 102 proteins in 16 species: Archae - 0; Bacteria - 0; Metazoa - 0; Fungi - 0; Plants - 98; Viruses - 0; Other Eukaryotes - 4 (source: NCBI BLink).), which produces MDCYAEELVVPNYQESSSETYPSTGMWGGWSMSSPEAAEKCFDYDGFNGEGMMYSQMSMRTSEEEEESKRSKAFYGASSLHDFEGIEQMDDMFLSSILEDVPEDDGDVHRATSSNNSVGSSSMYGGGREVPMFHCHDMSFKEEAPFTISDLSEENMLDSNYGDELSSEEFVLQDLQRASQKLTDETRKCFRDTFYRLARSSQDKSDSVSPNSEELLMQTSRYDYGDGNRFSREEEIESETNSIDRAVANLTFNKMESNISNFPLSERVQ; this is translated from the exons ATGGATTGTTATGCTGAAGAGCTTGTTGTGCCTAATTatcaagaatcatcatcagagaCATACCCATCTACTGGTATGTGGGGTGGATGGAGCATGAGCTCCCCTGAAGCAGCTGAGAAATGTTTCGATTACGATGGTTTCAATGGAGAAGGAATGATGTATAGTCAGATGAGTATGAGGActagtgaagaagaagaagagtctaAAAGATCAAAGGCTTTCTATGGTGCTTCTTCACTTCACGATTTCGAAGGCATCGAACAGATGGATGATATGTTCTT AAGTTCAATTTTGGAGGATGTTCCAGAGGATGATGGAGATGTTCACCGCGCGACCAGTAGCAATAACAGTGTCGGTTCTTCTTCTATGTATGGTGGTGGTAGGGAAGTCCCTATGTTCCATTGTCATGACATGTCTTTCAAG GAGGAAGCTCCATTTACAATCTCGGATCTGTCTGAAGAGAACATGTTAGATTCAAACTATGGGGATGAACTGTCTTCTGAAGAATTCGTGTTGCAGGATCTACAAAGGGCTTCACAAAAG TTGACTGATGAGACACGCAAATGTTTCCGGGATACTTTTTACCGACTTGCAAGGAGCTCACAAGATAAATCTGATTCAGTCAGCCCCAACTCGGAAGAGCTGCTTATGCAAACGTCTAGATATGATTATGGTGATGGAAACAG GTTTAGTAGAGAGGAAGAGATAGAATCTGAAACGAATTCAATCGATAGAGCTGTCGCAAACCTCACATTCAACAAAATGGAATCCAACATAAGCAATTTTCCTCTGTCGGAAAGAGTACAGTAG
- a CDS encoding FKBP-like peptidyl-prolyl cis-trans isomerase family protein (FKBP-like peptidyl-prolyl cis-trans isomerase family protein; FUNCTIONS IN: FK506 binding, peptidyl-prolyl cis-trans isomerase activity; INVOLVED IN: protein folding; LOCATED IN: chloroplast thylakoid lumen; EXPRESSED IN: 20 plant structures; EXPRESSED DURING: 11 growth stages; CONTAINS InterPro DOMAIN/s: Peptidyl-prolyl cis-trans isomerase, FKBP-type (InterPro:IPR001179); BEST Arabidopsis thaliana protein match is: FK506 BINDING PROTEIN 53 (TAIR:AT4G25340.1); Has 13564 Blast hits to 11813 proteins in 1771 species: Archae - 96; Bacteria - 5418; Metazoa - 3305; Fungi - 956; Plants - 1045; Viruses - 29; Other Eukaryotes - 2715 (source: NCBI BLink).) — translation MAFWGVEVKPGKTFTLKNNEATGIRRLHLSQATLGHGTATNRSILQCNVGNKSPLLLCVLTPDKVDSCQLNLEFEETDEVIFSVIGPRSVHLTGYFLGRSTGFRPNDDESESFGEDIVDTDMEKGSSDDYDYSDSFINDDDPAVRGSHVSSTDDDEISIKEMTAKTKEKKKNGKGRRLRKKFQVSDSDSDETSARADESSNEDSVEVLNNGNEPKIAKVHSSESPLPSRVTRSKARKSTLESGEPAKCEKTFEAKINTHKTLDNREDKPLDDAKLSPVQKDCEILSKKKRNKERSKSSAIIIDSDDGEGKNMPESLQNENPVSDKGIKSSSDVLLSQNGDATLSKKKKKRDRREETTDVPECPEKKKQAIDKNIEKEAGTKKPLETRTLSNGVIIEDIEKGKLDGKSAVKGKKVSILYTGKLKDTGNLFDSNLGEDPLRFRLGGENVIEGLSIGVEGMRVGDKRRLIIPPALGYSKRGLKEKVPKSAWLVYEVEAVKIR, via the exons ATGGCTTTTTGGG gAGTTGAAGTGAAGCCAGGCAAAACTTTCACTCTTAAGAATAATGAAGCTACAGGAATCAGAAGACTTCACCTTTCCCAG GCAACATTGGGCCATGGTACTGCAACCAATAGAAGCATTCTACAGTGTAACGTTGGGAACAAAAGTCCCCTCTTGTTATGTGTCTTGACTCCTGATAAAGTTGATTCTTGCCAATTGAATCTGGAGTTTGAAGAAACTGATGAGGTTATCTTCTCTGTCATCGGACCTCGGAGTGTACACCTCACTGGCTACTTCCTCGGAAGGAGTACCGGGTTTAGGccaaatgatgatgaatc AGAGTCATTTGGAGAAGACATTGTTGACACAGACATGGAGAAAGGTAGCAGTGATGATTATGACTACAGTGATAGTTTCATTAACGACGACGATCCAGCTGTCCGTGGTTCACACGTGTCTAgtactgatgatgatgaaa TATCTATTAAGGAGATGACagctaaaacaaaagagaagaaaaaaaatggaaaaggtAGAAGACTAAGGAAGAAGTTTCAAGTTTCTGATTCAGATTCTGATGAAACTTCGGCTAGAGCTGATGAATCTAGCAATGAGGATTCTGTAGAAGTACTTAACAATGGTAATGAGCCCAAGATCGCGAAGGTCCATTCTTCAGAGAGTCCTCTGCCTTCAAGGGTTACGAGGTCGAAGGCAAGAAAATCGACTTTGGAAAGTGGTGAGCCTGCCAAGTGTGAGAAGACATTTGAAGCAAAAATTAATACTCACAAGACTCTGGATAATAG GGAGGATAAACCATTGGATGATGCTAAACTGTCTCCCGTCCAGAAAGACTGTGAAATTCtttcgaagaaaaaaagaaacaaggaaaGGTCTAAGAGTTCAGCTATAATTATTGACTCAGATGACGGAGAGGGGAAAAATATGCCTGAAAGTCTTCAGAATGAGAATCCAGTTTCTGACAA GGGGATCAAATCATCAAGTGATGTATTACTTTCTCAGAATGGTGATGCAACtctatcaaagaaaaagaagaaaagggatAGGAGAGAGGAAACTACAGATGTCCCGGAATgtccagagaagaagaaacaagctaTCGACAA GAACATCGAGAAAGAAGCTGGTACTAAGAAACCACTAGAAACGAGGACTTTATCAAATGGAGTGATCATTGAAGATATTGAAAAAGGAAAGTTAGATGGAAAATCAGCTGTTAAAGGGAAAAAG GTCAGTATACTCTATACTGGGAAGTTGAAAGACACCGGGAACTTGTTTGATTCAAACTTGGGAGAAGATCCACTAAGATTCCGCTTAG GTGGAGAAAATGTCATAGAAGGTCTCAGCATTGGTGTTGAAG GAATGCGAGTTGGTGATAAGAGAAGACTCATAATACCGCCAGCCCTCGG GTACTCAAAAAGGGGATTGAAGGAAAAGGTGCCTAAGAGTGCGTGGCTTGTCTATGAAGTGGAGGCTGTAAAAATCAGATAA
- a CDS encoding FKBP-like peptidyl-prolyl cis-trans isomerase family protein, which produces MEKGSSDDYDYSDSFINDDDPAVRGSHVSSTDDDEISIKEMTAKTKEKKKNGKGRRLRKKFQVSDSDSDETSARADESSNEDSVEVLNNGNEPKIAKVHSSESPLPSRVTRSKARKSTLESGEPAKCEKTFEAKINTHKTLDNREDKPLDDAKLSPVQKDCEILSKKKRNKERSKSSAIIIDSDDGEGKNMPESLQNENPVSDKGIKSSSDVLLSQNGDATLSKKKKKRDRREETTDVPECPEKKKQAIDKNIEKEAGTKKPLETRTLSNGVIIEDIEKGKLDGKSAVKGKKVSILYTGKLKDTGNLFDSNLGEDPLRFRLGGENVIEGLSIGVEGMRVGDKRRLIIPPALGYSKRGLKEKVPKSAWLVYEVEAVKIR; this is translated from the exons ATGGAGAAAGGTAGCAGTGATGATTATGACTACAGTGATAGTTTCATTAACGACGACGATCCAGCTGTCCGTGGTTCACACGTGTCTAgtactgatgatgatgaaa TATCTATTAAGGAGATGACagctaaaacaaaagagaagaaaaaaaatggaaaaggtAGAAGACTAAGGAAGAAGTTTCAAGTTTCTGATTCAGATTCTGATGAAACTTCGGCTAGAGCTGATGAATCTAGCAATGAGGATTCTGTAGAAGTACTTAACAATGGTAATGAGCCCAAGATCGCGAAGGTCCATTCTTCAGAGAGTCCTCTGCCTTCAAGGGTTACGAGGTCGAAGGCAAGAAAATCGACTTTGGAAAGTGGTGAGCCTGCCAAGTGTGAGAAGACATTTGAAGCAAAAATTAATACTCACAAGACTCTGGATAATAG GGAGGATAAACCATTGGATGATGCTAAACTGTCTCCCGTCCAGAAAGACTGTGAAATTCtttcgaagaaaaaaagaaacaaggaaaGGTCTAAGAGTTCAGCTATAATTATTGACTCAGATGACGGAGAGGGGAAAAATATGCCTGAAAGTCTTCAGAATGAGAATCCAGTTTCTGACAA GGGGATCAAATCATCAAGTGATGTATTACTTTCTCAGAATGGTGATGCAACtctatcaaagaaaaagaagaaaagggatAGGAGAGAGGAAACTACAGATGTCCCGGAATgtccagagaagaagaaacaagctaTCGACAA GAACATCGAGAAAGAAGCTGGTACTAAGAAACCACTAGAAACGAGGACTTTATCAAATGGAGTGATCATTGAAGATATTGAAAAAGGAAAGTTAGATGGAAAATCAGCTGTTAAAGGGAAAAAG GTCAGTATACTCTATACTGGGAAGTTGAAAGACACCGGGAACTTGTTTGATTCAAACTTGGGAGAAGATCCACTAAGATTCCGCTTAG GTGGAGAAAATGTCATAGAAGGTCTCAGCATTGGTGTTGAAG GAATGCGAGTTGGTGATAAGAGAAGACTCATAATACCGCCAGCCCTCGG GTACTCAAAAAGGGGATTGAAGGAAAAGGTGCCTAAGAGTGCGTGGCTTGTCTATGAAGTGGAGGCTGTAAAAATCAGATAA
- a CDS encoding FKBP-type peptidyl-prolyl cis-trans isomerase (unknown protein; LOCATED IN: chloroplast; Has 35333 Blast hits to 34131 proteins in 2444 species: Archae - 798; Bacteria - 22429; Metazoa - 974; Fungi - 991; Plants - 531; Viruses - 0; Other Eukaryotes - 9610 (source: NCBI BLink).), which translates to MAITPLRITNPFPSLRFIPAGKPNALRIFTVHATDVESTEDTQPDPETTQSESGTDPDQFESRLSNIRLRYRSGTGKKAEVRKSKKGSSGSPSKGTGIYLPPVSLKEAVSGGLKVEPGFSPFSERINGRIAGLGLTALLLVELATGKSVLNYHTPSVVFLQIYFVAAVSAMFVKIEKEKVSVWPKD; encoded by the coding sequence ATGGCGATAACACCTCTGCGAATCACGAACCCATTCCCATCTCTCCGCTTTATTCCCGCCGGAAAGCCCAATGCTTTAAGAATCTTCACCGTCCACGCTACCGACGTTGAGTCCACGGAGGATACTCAACCCGACCCGGAAACTACACAGTCCGAATCCGGCACTGATCCGGACCAATTCGAGTCTCGTCTCTCAAACATCAGACTCAGATACCGAAGCGGGACGGGTAAGAAAGCAGAAGTGAGAAAATCGAAGAAAGGGTCAAGTGGGTCTCCGTCGAAAGGTACGGGAATATATTTGCCGCCGGTAAGCTTAAAAGAAGCGGTTTCAGGTGGTTTGAAAGTGGAACCAGGGTTTAGTCCCTTCAGCGAAAGGATTAATGGAAGGATTGCGGGATTAGGGCTCACGGCTTTGCTTCTAGTTGAGCTTGCGACGGGTAAGAGTGTGTTGAATTACCACACGCCTTCTGTGGTGTTTCTTCAGATCTATTTCGTTGCGGCTGTTTCTGCTATGTTTGTCAAgattgagaaggagaaggttAGTGTTTGGCCTAAGGATTAA
- a CDS encoding F-box family protein (F-box family protein; CONTAINS InterPro DOMAIN/s: F-box domain, cyclin-like (InterPro:IPR001810), F-box domain, Skp2-like (InterPro:IPR022364); Has 51 Blast hits to 51 proteins in 14 species: Archae - 0; Bacteria - 0; Metazoa - 1; Fungi - 3; Plants - 45; Viruses - 0; Other Eukaryotes - 2 (source: NCBI BLink).), which translates to MATFALPFCEIPEDLQLRILSLLTPAEISSFACTSKRFASLCQEDGKIWHVMCDQRWGKKTKIQKWANGQIPYRHLYKTLKGLENLIGFWRLCGRANPAASSPPLVFFDWGSSFILGSRVLSTGDDTYEVKKTPFLLMGISPEGRSENFLDLVGGNLRSVDDDLKELEASNNLVSVDVNFMGNGHIMVEENRCFTNNNRREDQRSSGDESDDLISSPNFSEMYTQLANKTSPGGDRRRQKRKEKERQASRTKWEPEHFLKVADCSPTPTRPLQGLWKGFCEGSIELYLVKYDEVGGIICRKVEDLSLSRYTPPVFWTPKHTFIRSPFSAEEELLLNSRIHISPFAEVHENVVSGMLYMKSSCDLVLPGEPGNGIGFLRGEGRVWLYDNGTFGFGFLRDQFIIDLKRVALEDGCLADEVEACM; encoded by the exons ATGGCTACATTTGCACTTCCCTTCTGCGAAATTCCCGAGGATCTCCAGCTCCGAATCTTATCCCTCCTCACACCAGCGGAGATCTCCAGCTTCGCCTGCACATCGAAACGCTTCGCCTCGCTATGTCAAGAAGACGGCAAAATCTGGCACGTTATGTGCGATCAGAGATGGGGGAAGAAAACTAAGATCCAGAAATGGGCAAACGGTCAAATCCCTTATAGACACCTTTACAAGACTCTAAAGGGATTGGAGAATCTAATTGGCTTCTGGCGTCTCTGCGGCAGAGCAAATCCCGCCGCTTCATCGCCGCCGCTTGTTTTCTTCGATTGGGGTTCTTCTTTTATATTGGGATCTAGAGTTTTATCCACCGGAGATGATACTTATGAGGTAAAGAAGACACCTTTTCTCTTAATGGGGATTTCGCCGGAGGGACGATCTGAGAATTTCTTGGATCTCGTCGGTGGTAATCTCAGATCTGTGGATGATGATTTGAAAGAATTAGAAGCTTCTAACAATCTCGTCTCGGTGGATGTGAATTTCATGGGGAATGGTCATATCATGGTGGAGGAGAATCGATGTTTTACCAACAACAATCGTAGAGAAGACCAGAGGAGCTCAGGGGATGAGAGTGATGATTTGATCTCATCGCCCAATTTTTCGGAAATGTACACTCAATTGGCGAATAAGACGAGTCCAGGCGGTGACAGGAGGAGAcagaagaggaaggagaaggagaggcAAGCGTCGAGGACTAAGTGGGAACCAGAACACTTTCTCAAAGTTGCTGATTGCTCCCCCACGCCTACTAGACCCTTACAAGGCTTATGGAAG GGTTTCTGTGAGGGAAGCATCGAGTTGTATTTGGTCAAATATGATGAAGTTGGAGGCATTATATGCAGAAAAGTAGAGGACTTGTCCCTCTCACGGTACACTCCTCCTGTGTTCTGGACACCCAAACATACGTTCATCAGATCTCCTTTTTCAGCTGAAGAAGAGCTGCTACTGAATAGTCGAATCCATATTAGCCCTTTCGCTGAAGTTCATGAAAATGTTGTATCTGGAATGTTGTACATGAAGTCTAGCTGCGATCTGGTGTTGCCAGGAGAACCTGGCAATGGCATTGGTTTTCTTAGAGGTGAAGGGCGGGTCTGGTTGTATGACAATGGGACTTTCGGTTTCGGGTTTCTTCGAGATCAATTTATCATTGATCTGAAACGTGTTGCTCTGGAAGATGGGTGTCTAGCTGACGAGGTAGAAGCTTGTATGTGA
- a CDS encoding F-box family protein (F-box family protein; FUNCTIONS IN: molecular_function unknown; INVOLVED IN: biological_process unknown; LOCATED IN: cellular_component unknown; EXPRESSED IN: 24 plant structures; EXPRESSED DURING: 15 growth stages; CONTAINS InterPro DOMAIN/s: F-box domain, cyclin-like (InterPro:IPR001810), F-box domain, Skp2-like (InterPro:IPR022364).), whose protein sequence is MATFALPFCEIPEDLQLRILSLLTPAEISSFACTSKRFASLCQEDGKIWHVMCDQRWGKKTKIQKWANGQIPYRHLYKTLKGLENLIGFWRLCGRANPAASSPPLVFFDWGSSFILGSRVLSTGDDTYEVKKTPFLLMGISPEGRSENFLDLVGGNLRSVDDDLKELEASNNLVSVDVNFMGNGHIMVEENRCFTNNNRREDQRSSGDESDDLISSPNFSEMYTQLANKTSPGGDRRRQKRKEKERQASRTKWEPEHFLKVADCSPTPTRPLQGLWKVSIITPYHIVFIDNV, encoded by the coding sequence ATGGCTACATTTGCACTTCCCTTCTGCGAAATTCCCGAGGATCTCCAGCTCCGAATCTTATCCCTCCTCACACCAGCGGAGATCTCCAGCTTCGCCTGCACATCGAAACGCTTCGCCTCGCTATGTCAAGAAGACGGCAAAATCTGGCACGTTATGTGCGATCAGAGATGGGGGAAGAAAACTAAGATCCAGAAATGGGCAAACGGTCAAATCCCTTATAGACACCTTTACAAGACTCTAAAGGGATTGGAGAATCTAATTGGCTTCTGGCGTCTCTGCGGCAGAGCAAATCCCGCCGCTTCATCGCCGCCGCTTGTTTTCTTCGATTGGGGTTCTTCTTTTATATTGGGATCTAGAGTTTTATCCACCGGAGATGATACTTATGAGGTAAAGAAGACACCTTTTCTCTTAATGGGGATTTCGCCGGAGGGACGATCTGAGAATTTCTTGGATCTCGTCGGTGGTAATCTCAGATCTGTGGATGATGATTTGAAAGAATTAGAAGCTTCTAACAATCTCGTCTCGGTGGATGTGAATTTCATGGGGAATGGTCATATCATGGTGGAGGAGAATCGATGTTTTACCAACAACAATCGTAGAGAAGACCAGAGGAGCTCAGGGGATGAGAGTGATGATTTGATCTCATCGCCCAATTTTTCGGAAATGTACACTCAATTGGCGAATAAGACGAGTCCAGGCGGTGACAGGAGGAGAcagaagaggaaggagaaggagaggcAAGCGTCGAGGACTAAGTGGGAACCAGAACACTTTCTCAAAGTTGCTGATTGCTCCCCCACGCCTACTAGACCCTTACAAGGCTTATGGAAGGTCTCAATTATAACTCCTTATCATATTGTTTTCATTGATAATGTTTGA